One genomic segment of Bradyrhizobium prioriisuperbiae includes these proteins:
- a CDS encoding alpha/beta hydrolase produces MSALQSSGHLTIGSSQIEYRMVGPAPDVAPTLVLLHEGLGSAGLWGDFPDKLAAATGTGVFAYSRSGYGASTPATLPRSIDYMHREALDVLPQVLDAVGFRRGLLIGHSDGASIAAIYAGGVQDHRIRGLCLIAPHFVVEDISVASIAKIKIDYEQGDLKQRLARWHSDVDNAFYGWNNAWLDPAFRAWDISESLAYVRVPIAIVQGADDHYGTLRQIAIAEEECYCPVDAEIIPGAGHSPQREAPEVTLKVVSDFVNRILRVHGEGELGRAA; encoded by the coding sequence ATGAGCGCACTGCAGTCATCCGGGCACCTGACCATCGGTTCAAGCCAGATCGAATACCGGATGGTCGGGCCGGCGCCCGATGTCGCGCCGACGCTGGTGCTGCTGCACGAAGGCCTGGGCTCCGCCGGTTTGTGGGGTGATTTCCCCGATAAGCTCGCGGCCGCAACAGGCACCGGCGTGTTCGCCTATTCGCGCAGCGGTTATGGCGCATCGACCCCCGCCACGCTGCCGCGTTCAATCGACTACATGCACCGTGAGGCGCTCGATGTGTTGCCACAGGTGCTCGATGCCGTCGGCTTCCGCCGCGGGCTCCTGATCGGCCATTCCGATGGCGCGTCGATCGCTGCCATCTATGCCGGCGGCGTGCAGGATCATCGCATCCGTGGCCTGTGCCTGATTGCGCCGCACTTTGTTGTCGAGGACATTTCGGTGGCGTCGATCGCAAAAATCAAAATCGATTACGAGCAGGGCGATCTCAAACAGAGGCTGGCGCGCTGGCACAGCGACGTCGACAACGCATTCTATGGCTGGAACAACGCCTGGCTCGATCCGGCATTCCGCGCCTGGGACATTTCCGAATCGCTCGCTTATGTCCGGGTGCCGATCGCCATCGTGCAGGGCGCCGACGATCATTACGGCACGCTGCGGCAGATCGCGATTGCGGAGGAGGAGTGTTATTGCCCGGTCGATGCCGAGATCATTCCGGGCGCAGGACATAGCCCGCAGCGCGAGGCGCCGGAGGTGACACTGAAAGTGGTGTCCGATTTCGTCAACCGGATCCTGCGCGTGCACGGTGAAGGCGAGTTGGGACGGGCGGCGTAA
- a CDS encoding benzoate-CoA ligase family protein: MSGSSGAYNAVTYLLDRNVAEGRGAKVVFSDPQTEITYAGLQTQSRRLANVLKRLGVRREERVAMIMLDTIDFPIVFLGAIRAGIVPVPLNTLLTSEQYAYVLADCRARVLFVSEALWPSVRDILPQLPDLEHVVVSGADALGHTRLADELARETDQFETVATHPDEPAFWLYSSGSTGMPKGVRHLHSSLEATAETYARQVLGIRESDVGLSAAKLFFAYGLGNALTFPMSVGASTILNPERPTPAVMFELIRRHDPSIFFGVPTLFAAMLNDETFKTMPRTKRLRVCTSAGEALPELVGQSWKARFGVDILDGVGSTELLHIFLSNAPGDVKYGTSGKPVPGYAVRLVNDAGQDVADGEVGELIVNAPSAGEGYWNQRSKSRGTFEGHWTRTGDKYTRDAEGRYTYCGRADDMFKVSGIWVSPFEVESALITHSAVLEAAVVPAADPEGLLKPKAYVVLKAGTDTAGLHETLKEHVKQKIGPWKYPRWVEVVETLPKTATGKIQRFKLRESDAAN; the protein is encoded by the coding sequence ATGAGCGGTTCCTCAGGCGCCTATAACGCCGTGACCTATCTGCTCGACCGCAACGTTGCGGAAGGGCGCGGCGCCAAAGTCGTGTTCAGCGATCCCCAAACCGAGATCACCTACGCCGGCCTGCAGACCCAAAGCCGCCGGCTTGCCAATGTGCTGAAGCGGCTTGGCGTGCGCCGCGAGGAGCGAGTGGCGATGATCATGCTGGACACGATCGATTTTCCGATCGTGTTCCTGGGCGCGATCCGCGCCGGCATCGTGCCGGTGCCGCTGAACACGCTGCTGACGTCGGAACAGTATGCCTATGTGCTGGCGGATTGCCGCGCGCGGGTGCTGTTCGTCTCGGAAGCGCTGTGGCCTTCGGTGCGCGATATCCTGCCGCAGTTGCCGGATCTCGAACACGTTGTCGTTTCCGGCGCCGATGCGTTGGGGCACACCCGGCTGGCCGACGAACTGGCACGCGAAACCGATCAATTCGAAACCGTCGCGACCCATCCGGACGAGCCGGCGTTCTGGCTCTACTCGTCGGGCTCGACCGGCATGCCGAAAGGCGTGCGCCATCTGCATTCCAGTCTGGAGGCGACGGCGGAGACCTATGCACGTCAGGTACTCGGCATCCGCGAGAGCGATGTCGGCCTCTCCGCGGCGAAACTGTTCTTTGCCTACGGGCTGGGCAATGCGCTGACATTCCCGATGTCGGTCGGTGCCTCCACCATTCTCAATCCGGAACGCCCGACGCCGGCGGTGATGTTCGAGCTGATCCGCCGCCACGATCCCAGCATCTTCTTCGGCGTGCCGACCCTGTTCGCGGCCATGCTGAACGACGAGACGTTCAAGACCATGCCGCGCACCAAGCGGCTGCGGGTCTGCACCTCGGCCGGCGAAGCCCTGCCGGAACTGGTGGGGCAGAGCTGGAAAGCACGGTTTGGCGTCGACATTCTCGACGGTGTCGGTTCGACCGAGCTGCTGCATATCTTCCTGTCGAACGCGCCGGGCGATGTGAAATACGGCACTTCGGGCAAGCCGGTGCCGGGTTATGCGGTGCGCCTGGTCAATGACGCGGGCCAGGATGTCGCCGATGGCGAGGTCGGTGAGCTGATCGTGAACGCGCCTTCTGCCGGCGAGGGGTATTGGAATCAGCGCAGCAAGAGTCGCGGAACGTTCGAGGGCCACTGGACCCGCACGGGTGACAAATACACCCGCGATGCCGAGGGCCGTTATACCTACTGCGGCCGCGCCGACGACATGTTCAAGGTCTCCGGCATCTGGGTGTCGCCGTTTGAAGTTGAAAGCGCGCTGATCACGCACTCAGCGGTGCTGGAAGCAGCGGTGGTGCCGGCAGCCGATCCGGAAGGCCTGCTGAAGCCGAAAGCTTATGTGGTGCTGAAAGCCGGTACCGACACTGCCGGTCTGCACGAGACTCTGAAAGAGCACGTCAAACAGAAGATCGGCCCGTGGAAATATCCGCGCTGGGTCGAGGTGGTGGAGACGCTGCCGAAGACCGCGACCGGCAAGATCCAGCGCTTCAAGCTGCGCGAGAGCGACGCAGCGAACTGA
- a CDS encoding helix-turn-helix transcriptional regulator codes for MTEPTDSTQAELEDDFLQQLGQRVRTMRGLRGMSRKVLARVSGISERYIAQLESGKGNVSIVLLRRVAQAMGAPLEDLIPAHEASPDWPVIRDLVRKATPLQIAHAKDILSGQSTAALAQRKVTFAGIALIGLRGAGKSTLGKLLAERIGWTFVELNKEIERQNGLSVAEIIALYGQEGFRRMEQAALGQLLARKEPIVLATGGGIVSEPLTFDLVLSSFYTIWLKAEPEEHMARVRRQGDLRPMADDRSAMQELRTILLSREPLYSRASAVVDTAGLTVKDAAARLIDAVTPVLAQDTHEFAARAAS; via the coding sequence ATGACCGAGCCAACCGACAGCACGCAGGCTGAGCTGGAAGACGACTTCCTGCAGCAGCTGGGACAGCGGGTCCGCACCATGCGCGGCCTGCGCGGCATGTCGCGCAAGGTGCTGGCACGTGTCTCCGGAATTTCGGAACGCTACATCGCCCAGCTTGAGAGCGGCAAAGGCAATGTGTCGATCGTGCTGCTGCGCCGCGTGGCCCAGGCCATGGGGGCGCCGCTGGAGGATTTGATTCCTGCCCATGAGGCCTCGCCAGACTGGCCGGTGATCCGCGACCTGGTGCGCAAGGCGACGCCGCTGCAGATCGCCCACGCCAAGGACATCCTTTCCGGCCAGAGCACAGCAGCGCTCGCCCAGCGCAAGGTTACGTTCGCTGGCATCGCCCTGATCGGGCTGCGCGGCGCCGGCAAGTCGACCCTCGGCAAACTCCTGGCCGAGCGGATCGGCTGGACCTTCGTTGAACTGAACAAGGAGATCGAGCGGCAGAACGGCCTGTCGGTCGCCGAGATCATCGCGCTTTACGGCCAGGAAGGCTTCCGGCGCATGGAGCAGGCGGCGCTCGGACAATTGCTGGCGCGCAAGGAGCCGATCGTGCTCGCCACCGGCGGCGGCATCGTCTCCGAACCGCTGACCTTCGATCTCGTGCTGTCGTCGTTCTACACCATCTGGCTGAAGGCCGAGCCGGAAGAGCACATGGCGCGGGTGCGACGCCAGGGTGACCTGCGGCCGATGGCCGACGATCGCTCGGCGATGCAGGAGCTGCGGACCATCCTTCTAAGCCGCGAGCCGCTGTATTCCCGCGCCTCCGCCGTCGTCGACACGGCCGGGCTGACGGTTAAAGACGCCGCCGCGCGCCTGATCGATGCGGTGACCCCGGTGCTGGCACAGGATACCCACGAGTTTGCCGCACGCGCGGCGTCGTGA
- a CDS encoding XRE family transcriptional regulator → MSEAGAGSRGDGADQQFLCARDIVGPVRGVTVPQGLILRELRVLRGSRLPDVRDLMDQNDLDKKIGARIKLVRMSAGYSLNALAARSKVSRSMIGRVERGESSATAVLLGKLCAALDVTLSSIIGLSDRPPERLSRLEDQPVWRDPETGYRRRHASALNVSSGIEVIVVELPGGARVPYNPWGRRAYSQQVLMLSGKLSIHIDLKRFDLNPGDCLDFDVVRAVTFENPENLPAEYIVIIRHS, encoded by the coding sequence GTGTCAGAAGCCGGAGCAGGAAGCCGCGGCGATGGAGCGGATCAACAATTTCTTTGCGCCCGTGATATCGTCGGACCGGTTCGTGGAGTTACTGTCCCGCAAGGTCTGATACTTCGGGAGCTTCGCGTGCTTCGAGGCTCCCGCCTTCCTGATGTGCGAGATCTGATGGATCAGAACGACCTGGACAAGAAAATCGGAGCGCGGATCAAGCTTGTTCGAATGAGCGCCGGTTATAGCTTGAACGCGCTTGCGGCGCGCTCCAAAGTCAGCCGTTCGATGATTGGGCGTGTCGAGCGTGGCGAGAGCAGCGCCACCGCGGTTCTGCTGGGCAAACTGTGCGCAGCGCTGGATGTTACGTTGAGTTCGATCATCGGGTTGAGCGACCGTCCGCCGGAACGATTGAGCCGTCTGGAGGATCAGCCCGTCTGGCGCGATCCGGAAACCGGCTATCGCCGACGGCATGCTTCGGCGCTGAACGTGTCGAGCGGAATCGAGGTCATCGTCGTCGAATTGCCCGGCGGCGCGCGCGTTCCCTACAATCCCTGGGGGAGGCGTGCCTATTCGCAGCAGGTCCTGATGCTGAGCGGGAAATTATCGATTCATATCGATCTGAAGCGATTTGATCTTAACCCGGGCGATTGCCTCGATTTCGATGTCGTGCGAGCGGTGACCTTCGAGAATCCGGAAAATCTACCCGCGGAGTACATCGTCATCATTCGTCATTCATGA
- a CDS encoding cysteine hydrolase, whose translation MSFPLASRRQALAGATALATTSIILANEAAKAASGVGGINAIPELAPQWKELDLGEILSRPAAFMSVSQNKSLYDAGGVQAGEKHRERGSLPATVKVVAAARKARNFRSFNWIGYEVFREDYPQSDFDRVQYASWVKGLNFTPEMKKKDGELVGELRALVQPEDNEFNELALQTAFAGTQLPLELSRKRIQTIVLTGIHLDWCIEGNARAARDAGYLPIVIGDACACQKPEQEAAAMERINNFFAPVISSDRFVELLSRKV comes from the coding sequence ATGAGTTTTCCTCTCGCTTCCAGACGACAAGCATTGGCCGGTGCAACTGCTCTAGCGACGACCTCAATCATTCTTGCCAACGAAGCAGCCAAGGCTGCTTCGGGCGTAGGCGGGATCAATGCAATCCCAGAACTCGCGCCGCAGTGGAAGGAACTCGATCTCGGCGAAATTTTGTCGCGGCCTGCGGCTTTCATGTCGGTCAGCCAGAACAAATCGCTTTATGACGCTGGAGGGGTTCAAGCCGGCGAAAAGCACCGCGAACGAGGAAGCCTGCCAGCAACGGTCAAGGTCGTGGCCGCGGCGCGAAAGGCGCGAAACTTCAGGTCGTTCAACTGGATCGGCTACGAAGTCTTCCGGGAAGATTATCCGCAAAGCGATTTTGATCGCGTCCAGTATGCGAGCTGGGTGAAAGGCCTGAATTTTACGCCGGAGATGAAGAAAAAGGACGGTGAACTTGTGGGCGAACTTCGGGCATTGGTCCAGCCGGAGGACAACGAGTTCAACGAACTTGCGCTACAGACGGCGTTCGCCGGCACGCAATTGCCGCTCGAACTGAGCCGCAAGCGAATTCAAACGATCGTGCTGACCGGCATACATCTCGATTGGTGCATCGAAGGTAATGCTCGCGCGGCACGCGATGCCGGGTATCTGCCGATCGTGATCGGCGATGCCTGCGCGTGTCAGAAGCCGGAGCAGGAAGCCGCGGCGATGGAGCGGATCAACAATTTCTTTGCGCCCGTGATATCGTCGGACCGGTTCGTGGAGTTACTGTCCCGCAAGGTCTGA
- a CDS encoding patatin-like phospholipase family protein gives MALVLPQDESSPRIGERPSNFCDIVLKGGITSGVVYPLALVALSKKFRLSNIGGTSAGAIAAAAAAAAEYGRSANAAGFSRIEQVPDELGSDLLPLFQPAPQLKPWFDIFIALATAKSSFGRVFAVAEAALKGYWRNALLGSLPGVLLALLAWQLLSSGGFIVCGLMIAALGALAAVTYGLLRSATTNFVANDFGLCPGIQQPGGQSEALTDWLARLIDEASGRTDGSDPLTFGALLAPPDGRPPIHLATVTTSLMERRPYTLPMLQERRFVFERGEWSKLFPERIMAYLVSQCERYEALPEERGEFFYFPDAERLPLVVGARLSLSFPGLICCVPLWARDFAFAEEAERNKLRRCLFSDGGLSSNFPIHFFDRLLPNTPTFAISIDNFDEARGWADRVWLPTSANEGIRIPMQPVDGILGFLVRLIDSAREWQDNLQSILPGYRERIVHIGLKPEEGGLNMAMDEQTVHDLVDYGKQAGEALCDEFDLDAHRWRRFLVAMARVEETLDDVAAAYETRPGAPEGFGHFLERYAAHPSTYEQTAAVCEVLLARGRELSELGLRWRDEPTVRDGVIPKPATNLRITPKY, from the coding sequence ATGGCACTCGTACTCCCGCAAGACGAGTCATCTCCACGAATAGGCGAGCGCCCCAGCAATTTCTGCGACATCGTCCTCAAGGGCGGTATCACCAGCGGCGTTGTCTACCCTCTCGCGCTGGTGGCGCTGTCCAAGAAATTTCGCCTCTCGAACATCGGAGGCACCTCGGCGGGAGCCATCGCGGCGGCTGCGGCCGCTGCGGCCGAATACGGTCGCTCCGCGAACGCGGCAGGCTTTTCGCGGATCGAACAGGTTCCCGATGAGCTCGGCTCGGATCTGTTGCCGTTGTTTCAACCGGCCCCGCAACTGAAACCCTGGTTCGATATCTTCATCGCGCTGGCCACGGCTAAGAGCAGCTTTGGGCGCGTCTTCGCTGTCGCCGAGGCCGCATTGAAAGGCTACTGGCGCAACGCGCTGCTCGGCAGCCTGCCGGGCGTTCTGCTCGCGCTGTTGGCCTGGCAGCTCCTGTCCAGCGGTGGATTCATCGTCTGCGGTCTGATGATTGCGGCTCTCGGTGCCCTGGCCGCGGTCACGTATGGACTGCTGCGATCGGCAACGACGAATTTTGTCGCGAACGATTTCGGCCTGTGTCCGGGAATTCAGCAGCCCGGGGGGCAGTCGGAAGCGCTTACCGATTGGCTGGCGCGCCTGATCGATGAAGCGAGTGGCCGCACGGACGGATCCGATCCTTTAACCTTCGGCGCTTTGCTGGCACCTCCGGACGGCCGGCCGCCGATTCATCTGGCGACAGTGACCACCAGTTTGATGGAGCGTCGCCCCTACACCTTGCCGATGCTGCAGGAGCGGCGTTTCGTCTTTGAGCGCGGCGAATGGAGCAAGCTCTTTCCCGAACGGATCATGGCGTATCTGGTGAGCCAGTGCGAACGCTATGAGGCCTTGCCGGAAGAGCGCGGCGAATTCTTCTATTTTCCGGATGCAGAACGCCTTCCGCTGGTCGTGGGCGCCCGGCTGAGTCTCAGCTTTCCCGGATTGATCTGCTGCGTGCCGTTGTGGGCGCGCGATTTTGCGTTTGCCGAAGAGGCCGAGCGAAACAAGTTGAGACGGTGCCTCTTCAGCGATGGCGGCCTGTCCAGCAATTTTCCAATTCATTTTTTCGACCGGCTTTTGCCCAATACGCCGACGTTCGCCATCTCCATCGACAATTTCGATGAGGCACGCGGCTGGGCCGATCGCGTCTGGCTGCCGACATCGGCCAACGAAGGCATTCGCATCCCCATGCAGCCGGTTGACGGCATCCTGGGATTCCTGGTGCGCCTGATCGATTCCGCCAGGGAATGGCAGGACAATCTGCAAAGCATCTTGCCGGGCTATCGCGAGCGGATCGTCCATATCGGGCTGAAGCCGGAAGAAGGCGGTCTCAACATGGCGATGGACGAACAGACTGTCCATGACCTCGTCGATTACGGCAAGCAGGCCGGCGAAGCCTTGTGCGACGAGTTTGATCTCGACGCACATCGGTGGCGCCGATTTCTTGTGGCCATGGCGCGTGTCGAGGAAACCCTGGACGATGTTGCTGCAGCCTATGAGACGCGGCCCGGTGCTCCCGAAGGGTTCGGCCATTTTCTCGAACGTTACGCGGCGCACCCTTCAACCTACGAGCAGACCGCTGCAGTTTGTGAAGTCCTCCTTGCGCGCGGTCGGGAATTGTCCGAACTCGGGCTGCGGTGGCGGGACGAGCCGACGGTGAGGGACGGAGTCATCCCGAAACCCGCGACCAACCTGCGCATCACCCCAAAGTATTAG
- a CDS encoding nitronate monooxygenase: MTNSHPALARAEAFAASFNLRVPILLGPMAGACPPSLSIAVANAGGLGSCGALLMQPAAIKAWAAEVRAGSNGAFALNLWIPDPPPQRDANAEGAVRAFLGEWGPEVAREAGDATPPDFVAQCEAMLACAPPIISSVMGLYPPPFVARMKALGIKWFANIATVSEAKAAEAAGADVIVAQGMEAGGHRGTFDAEKAEATMVGLFALLPAVVDAVKIPVVATGGIADARGVAAALLLGASAVQVGTGFLRCPEAKLPPAWADALGRTLPEQTAVSRTFSGRPGRSIATAYVRAATSAQAPKPAPYPVQRGLTQAMRDAAIKANDIDRMQAWAGQASALARAQPAGEVVSDLWEGARTLLR, from the coding sequence ATGACGAACTCCCATCCGGCCCTTGCCCGGGCCGAAGCGTTTGCCGCCTCCTTCAATCTGCGGGTGCCGATCCTGCTGGGGCCGATGGCCGGCGCCTGTCCGCCGTCGCTGTCCATTGCGGTGGCCAATGCCGGCGGGCTCGGCAGTTGTGGCGCGCTGCTGATGCAGCCCGCGGCCATCAAGGCCTGGGCCGCGGAGGTGCGCGCCGGCAGCAACGGGGCGTTTGCCCTCAACCTCTGGATTCCCGACCCGCCGCCGCAGCGCGATGCAAATGCGGAAGGCGCCGTGCGTGCGTTTCTGGGCGAGTGGGGCCCGGAGGTGGCGCGCGAGGCCGGCGATGCGACACCACCGGATTTCGTGGCCCAGTGCGAGGCGATGCTGGCGTGCGCGCCGCCGATCATCTCGTCGGTGATGGGGCTTTACCCGCCGCCGTTCGTCGCGCGCATGAAGGCGCTGGGCATCAAATGGTTCGCCAACATCGCAACGGTCAGCGAGGCGAAGGCGGCGGAAGCGGCCGGTGCCGATGTCATTGTCGCCCAAGGCATGGAAGCGGGCGGCCATCGCGGCACCTTCGATGCGGAGAAGGCGGAAGCCACCATGGTCGGGCTGTTTGCGCTGCTGCCGGCAGTTGTCGACGCGGTCAAGATTCCGGTGGTGGCGACCGGCGGCATTGCCGATGCTCGCGGTGTTGCCGCGGCGCTGCTGCTCGGCGCGTCCGCGGTGCAGGTCGGCACTGGTTTCCTGCGCTGCCCGGAAGCGAAACTGCCGCCGGCATGGGCCGATGCGCTGGGTCGCACCTTGCCGGAGCAGACCGCGGTGAGCCGCACGTTTTCCGGTCGTCCCGGCCGTTCGATCGCCACGGCGTATGTGCGTGCGGCGACATCGGCGCAGGCGCCGAAGCCTGCGCCGTATCCGGTGCAGCGCGGCCTGACGCAGGCGATGCGGGACGCGGCCATCAAGGCCAATGACATCGATCGCATGCAGGCCTGGGCGGGACAGGCGAGTGCACTGGCGCGCGCACAACCGGCCGGTGAGGTCGTCAGCGATCTCTGGGAAGGCGCGCGTACATTGCTGAGGTGA
- a CDS encoding LysR family transcriptional regulator, whose product MDAADLRVFQAVARTGSMSKAALALNTVQSNVTARIKSLEDELGFALFERTNRGVTLTSAGQRLIPYAERAAHLLDDAKRAVADDGTPFGPLVVGSLDTTAALRLSPILAEFAAAYPAVDLSLKTGTTCELVEQVLERKLDGAYVCGPVNHPDLVVEPFVQEELVVLTSPCVEFEKLITRPDLKIVVLKAGCSYRLRLEALLAQRGIVGVRLLEFGTLEAIVSCVSAGIGLTLLPRAMFDKVWERKRVRIHPLPDGEGWVETVFIRHREALVSSALHAFLDLARLPTPHVVAAE is encoded by the coding sequence ATGGATGCGGCTGATCTGCGGGTGTTCCAGGCGGTTGCCCGCACGGGCAGCATGAGCAAGGCCGCGCTGGCGCTCAACACCGTGCAGTCGAACGTCACCGCCCGCATCAAATCGCTGGAAGACGAACTGGGCTTCGCCCTGTTCGAGCGGACCAATCGCGGCGTCACGCTGACATCAGCGGGGCAGCGGCTCATCCCCTATGCCGAGCGGGCTGCGCATCTGCTGGACGATGCCAAGCGCGCCGTTGCCGATGACGGCACGCCATTCGGCCCGCTGGTGGTCGGCTCGCTGGACACAACCGCGGCATTGCGGCTCTCGCCGATCCTGGCCGAGTTTGCCGCGGCCTATCCCGCGGTCGACCTGTCGCTGAAAACCGGCACGACCTGCGAACTGGTCGAGCAGGTGCTGGAACGGAAGCTCGATGGCGCCTATGTCTGTGGCCCCGTCAATCATCCGGACCTGGTGGTCGAGCCATTCGTTCAGGAAGAGCTGGTGGTGCTGACCTCTCCCTGTGTCGAGTTCGAGAAGCTCATTACCAGGCCTGATCTCAAGATCGTGGTGCTGAAGGCCGGATGTTCCTACCGCCTGCGTCTCGAAGCCTTGCTGGCACAGCGTGGCATTGTCGGGGTGCGTTTGCTGGAGTTCGGGACGCTGGAAGCCATCGTCAGTTGTGTCAGCGCCGGCATCGGTTTGACCCTGCTGCCGCGGGCGATGTTCGACAAGGTCTGGGAGCGCAAGCGCGTCCGCATCCATCCGTTGCCGGATGGCGAGGGATGGGTTGAAACCGTCTTCATCCGGCACCGCGAAGCGCTGGTGTCGAGCGCGCTGCATGCTTTCCTGGATCTGGCACGGCTGCCGACGCCGCACGTCGTGGCGGCCGAATAG
- a CDS encoding RidA family protein: protein MQFHMISGGPRPVAPFSHAVETDGFVFITGQMPDTPAAPGVLPDSIVSQTHAVMANLRVVLAGLGLDFQHVVMARIYLTRFKDDYAAMNETYRSYFAENRLPARTCVGVTGLAYDALIEIDLVARRPG, encoded by the coding sequence ATGCAATTTCACATGATCAGCGGCGGCCCCAGGCCGGTCGCGCCCTTCAGCCATGCGGTCGAAACCGACGGTTTCGTCTTCATCACCGGCCAGATGCCGGACACGCCGGCAGCGCCCGGCGTGCTGCCGGACAGCATCGTGAGCCAGACCCACGCGGTGATGGCGAATCTGCGCGTGGTGCTGGCGGGGCTCGGTCTCGACTTCCAGCATGTGGTGATGGCGCGCATCTATCTCACGCGCTTCAAGGACGACTATGCGGCAATGAACGAGACCTATCGCAGCTATTTCGCCGAGAACCGGTTACCGGCGCGCACCTGTGTCGGCGTCACTGGACTGGCCTATGACGCGCTGATCGAGATCGACCTGGTCGCCCGCCGGCCGGGCTGA